In the Helianthus annuus cultivar XRQ/B chromosome 11, HanXRQr2.0-SUNRISE, whole genome shotgun sequence genome, one interval contains:
- the LOC110889215 gene encoding uncharacterized protein LOC110889215 yields the protein MDKFVQPYDKECMKMAMLKHEETFKEQVYELHRLYQIQKMLMKNIQSSRNNYKENICFNNYQEQKNKTDLEQSTTTIDYDHVTQTLNNDQDFEEDDCEIELTLAPTSFNRRRSMTNKPETSDSVTGHSSSSSGSNNIKKVEIVTRENSSFLSGNRKTNTSSDRSLKQPPWMYQVLSLNMT from the exons ATGGACAAGTTTGTTCAACCATATGATAAAGAATGCATGAAAATGGCTATGTTAAAGCATGAAGAAACCTTCAAAGAGCAG gtaTATGAACTTCATAGATTGTATCAAATCCAGAAGATGCTAATGAAGAACATACAAAGCAGCAGAAATAATTACAAAGAAAACATATGCTTCAATAATTATCAAGAACAGAAGAACAAGACTGATTTGGAACAGTCTACAACAACAATAGATTATGATCATGTTACACAAACATTAAACAATGATCAAGATTTTGAGGAAGACGATTGCGAAATCGAGCTCACTTTGGCCCCAACAAGTTTTAACCGGAGGAGGAGCATGACTAATAAGCCCGAAACATCCGATTCGGTAACGGGCCATTCTTCGTCTTCATCGGGGTCGAATAATATAAAGAAGGTAGAGATAGTTACAAGAGAAAATTCAAGCTTTTTGAGTGGCAACAGGAAAACCAACACTTCTTCAGATAGATCACTCAAACAACCTCCATGGATGTATCAAGTTCTAAGCTTAAACATGACTTGA